Proteins found in one Anopheles aquasalis chromosome 3, idAnoAquaMG_Q_19, whole genome shotgun sequence genomic segment:
- the LOC126576604 gene encoding uncharacterized protein LOC126576604: MPEIAEGSHLRVERIRQKQLAYLGMRLVEAICCLICAFVHIEGFLHYQEPFPHEMLFCGLYAGYFLISFYSFLFHFWKCCALNYLVESVISGSGFLLFIVSAFVSMYHAETDIHLQYLSDDEEGYHRFFVYCRLQSLGATITAQIFLIHCCLSMDLAGFLEKLHRVLIRNISGPNELPSHEACEELRLHPFWIPMWTTMLNNMSCDCCRTDRAD; this comes from the exons ATGCCTGAAATTGCTGAAGGTAGCCACTTACGCGTCGAACGCATACGGCAGAAGCAGCTGGCGTATCTCGGAATGAGACTGGTAGAAGCC ATTTGCTGCCTGATTTGCGCTTTCGTCCATATCGAGGGATTTCTTCACTACCAGGAACCATTTCCTCACGAGATGCTTTTCTGTGGCTTGTACGCCGGTTACTTTTTGATTTCGTTCTACagctttttgtttcatttttggaaATGTTGTGCTCTTAACTATCTGGTTGAATCCGTAATATCTGGCAGCGGGTTCCTGCTGTTCATTGTTTCCGCATTCGTATCAATGTACCATGCTGAGACTGACATTCATCTTCAATATCTATCGGATGACGAGGAGGGGTATCACCGGTTCTTCGTCTACTGTCGATTACAAAGTCTGGGAGCAACGATCACGGcacaaatatttttaattcacTGTTGCCTTTCTATGGATTTGGCCGGATTTCTCGAAAAGTTGCACAGGGTATTGATAAGAAACATTAGTGGCCCAAACGAATTACCATCTCATGAAGCCTGCGAAGAGTTGCGCTTACACCCATTCTGGATACCAATGTGGACTACTATGTTAAACAATATGTCATGTGATTGCTGCAGGACAGACCGAGCCGACTAG